A window of Glycine soja cultivar W05 chromosome 13, ASM419377v2, whole genome shotgun sequence genomic DNA:
ttttaaaaatacttttaattaatatttgaatttttattcctttattagtatatatgtgaggggtaaaGGGTGTCACAGAATAATTTAATGATCTTTTTATAAGCAAAGAATTTATTATGATAGAAGACAAAGGTACAATATATgactaatttaataattacaCAAAATTTACAACTATAATTTCTTCCAAGAGCATTTCTAAATGGTTAATTTCTTCCGGAAGAATGAGAAGCTTTCtttctttaacaaaaaaataaggtgCTCATACCTTTTTGAGTAGATATGGAGCACCTGCAGTTTCATTTCATATTCAGCTTCAGTATCAGTGTCCTTAAATTCCATAACAGCCAACACTTGCTCTGCATCATTGTCGTATTCAACATCAAATTCCTCTTGCTTAAAACTGTATCCACTCAAATCTGTCATAGAAGGCCTATCTTCCCCTGATAATTTAAGTTTCTTCTGTCCAATGTTCCGATCTGCATGAGACTCTACTAAATAAAATGCAATTTTCAACATGTTAacacattaaatttatattgtatAACTTCCTATCTGAGCAAGCAGCTGACAGCACAAACTATTTTTTTGAAACTAGAAAGCATTTAAATATCATATGACGTGAGCACCTGAATTATGCATGTAAAGATGTACGTGGATTACTGTTAGCTGGCTCCATTAAAAAGGCCTATGTCAGAAAGAATAAGGGTCAGTGGATCCGGACTCAATTTGGTTAATATAATACCTGCCTCAAATGGTTAATTGAGTAACATCACCAACTAGTGATACATGTTTTGTTAGAATAACCACGGGCATTTCATGTGTCGCACATGAACTAGTTCCCACTATACTAGCAATATAAACTGCATTATTCAATGttgctgtgtgtgtgtggctgagTGTCAATTCTCTCAAGCTTTTCCATCCAACCCCTCTAAGTCTAAACTATATAATAGATAGACAGAGTGGTTAATTAGAGGAGTTAGATAAGCCACAGGACTCTCGAACATCCAAGAGAGTGTAATCTATTGATGAGAAATTATGCCAAACACCCAATTAGGGATGCGAAATATTTTCCTAATTGTCGAAAGATTAGTGACATCAAATTGGTTctggaatgaaaatgttcagtcatcaaataatgtttaattttatcctagaaaaaaaaatctcctgATTACTTTGATCTAAAAAATAACCACCCAACAAACAAATTATGCAATAACAATCTTTTAAGACAATTCATGTTCTAAACATGAAGTCCAAACTAGGGGGGTTTAGTCATTCTAAAATTTCTAAACTAGCCAATGTTTACATTCTGTCAAGAGCAATTAACATACCAAAAGAAATGCTAactcaaaaaacaaaatgaagagCCAGTATCTTTCACATCATTCTTCAGAAAACATACCTTCCACCTTAACTCCATTATTTTGGATCACGCTGGAAGCCTTCTTAACTGTACTCGAGTAAGCTTTGCCACATGCTGAACCCATATCATGCATATAAATTATACCCAATAACAATTTCGGTACAAAATGATAAAAGCAGACTTTTCTCATGCTATATGATTGTACCTGAGGTTAACCTAGACATGGTTTGATTATTgatttcttccttctttgatTCTTCATAGCTGAGATGTTCCGCCAAAGCATTAG
This region includes:
- the LOC114381502 gene encoding transcriptional adapter ADA2a-like isoform X2, whose amino-acid sequence is MLLLEDLSHVMGKSKEELFAMMTGHEAKKEFSLTTELTLKEEPPFADGINYEESKKEEINNQTMSRLTSACGKAYSSTVKKASSVIQNNGVKVEDRNIGQKKLKLSGEDRPSMTDLSGYSFKQEEFDVEYDNDAEQVLAVMEFKDTDTEAEYEMKLQVLHIYSKRYEHLIFLLKKESFSFFRKKLTI
- the LOC114381502 gene encoding transcriptional adapter ADA2a-like isoform X1 translates to MHSVIVHVHTQDLSHVMGKSKEELFAMMTGHEAKKEFSLTTELTLKEEPPFADGINYEESKKEEINNQTMSRLTSACGKAYSSTVKKASSVIQNNGVKVEDRNIGQKKLKLSGEDRPSMTDLSGYSFKQEEFDVEYDNDAEQVLAVMEFKDTDTEAEYEMKLQVLHIYSKRYEHLIFLLKKESFSFFRKKLTI